From Mucilaginibacter rubeus, a single genomic window includes:
- a CDS encoding YncE family protein translates to MKKIAFFFLLNAGLFLGLSKSSAQNYVLDKTIALPGDGGYDYVFIDQPNHTLYASHGTEVNVVDLKTETVKGIISDMKGVHGIAVDNELNKGFISDGKADEVIVFDIKTLAVITRIPLDHKGADAIIFDPYSKKVFTFNGHSSSSCVIDPIAMKQIASIDMGGAPEFAVADGKGTIYNNLEDKSSLNVIDTKTLTVSKNYTLSPCGGPTGIAMDKANQKLFTVCRENKGLSVVDIPTGKVIQTLPIGAGVDAVVYDPAQKILVASNGDGTASIFKQNAPDTYSAVQTLTTQYRAKTMAIDLATHKLYFPVADYEQGTKTMKPGTFKLLVYRQQ, encoded by the coding sequence ATGAAAAAAATAGCGTTTTTCTTCCTTTTAAATGCCGGCCTGTTTTTAGGTTTATCAAAGTCATCTGCTCAAAATTATGTATTGGATAAAACCATCGCTTTACCCGGCGATGGCGGCTACGACTACGTATTTATCGATCAGCCTAATCATACCTTGTATGCGTCACACGGTACTGAAGTAAATGTAGTTGACCTGAAAACCGAAACGGTTAAAGGTATAATCAGTGATATGAAGGGTGTGCACGGCATCGCTGTTGACAATGAGCTTAATAAAGGCTTTATAAGCGACGGCAAAGCCGATGAAGTAATTGTGTTTGATATAAAAACACTGGCTGTTATTACCCGCATTCCCTTAGATCATAAAGGCGCCGACGCGATTATTTTTGATCCTTATTCAAAAAAGGTCTTCACGTTTAACGGGCATAGCAGCAGTTCATGTGTAATTGATCCGATAGCTATGAAACAAATTGCATCAATTGATATGGGCGGTGCTCCCGAATTTGCTGTTGCCGATGGTAAAGGAACCATATATAACAACCTGGAGGATAAAAGCAGCCTGAACGTAATCGACACAAAAACACTAACGGTCTCCAAAAACTATACCTTAAGCCCTTGTGGCGGCCCTACAGGTATAGCAATGGATAAAGCGAACCAAAAATTGTTTACTGTTTGCCGCGAAAACAAGGGGCTTAGCGTAGTTGATATCCCAACAGGCAAAGTGATCCAGACACTGCCGATTGGCGCTGGGGTTGATGCCGTTGTGTATGATCCGGCTCAAAAAATACTGGTAGCCTCAAACGGCGACGGAACCGCCAGTATCTTTAAACAAAATGCCCCTGATACTTACAGCGCTGTGCAAACTTTAACCACACAATATCGCGCTAAAACCATGGCTATTGATCTGGCTACACATAAACTTTATTTCCCGGTTGCCGATTATGAACAGGGAACCAAAACCATGAAGCCTGGTACATTTAAGCTACTTGTT